A genomic segment from Ornithorhynchus anatinus isolate Pmale09 chromosome 16, mOrnAna1.pri.v4, whole genome shotgun sequence encodes:
- the LOC100086836 gene encoding digestive cysteine proteinase 2-like isoform X5: MRTSRVGLLPWMLSLGLCHCLLAAWSSPPDLAPHSFGIIYHVSGVLSLPYAEVREPFEAWVDLAGGRSRIQYYHGWRPGQVVTYQFSHERPFGVGYKVTPETTAAGENVRRCFRVNGTKAHPIRVQSVLPNLEGFQVVGHEHLGGQKCSVLQNETHWGLRRNVYTLWLAGGPPGLRLPVRYAVRGFSRLLGSHYDKYQLDYSNFSQHYSPEDVFSLPDRVPCGGVPSPEVKHHMQVNPMWDFVAREEDRAHRLFEHFRHRHGRRYGDAAELEHRRRNFLHNLRFIDSHNRANRPFRLAPNHLTDRTPGELAALRGRLRSSRPNHGQPFPHEQLANVALPESLDWRLYGAVTPVKDQAVCGSCWSFATTGTLEGALFLKTGELVPLSQQMLIDCSWDVGNFGCDGGLEWQAFDWIQGHGGLASADSYGPYEGQNGVCHSNTSTAAIRIVGYVNVPPANPTALKLALLRHGPVAVNVDASPRSFAFYANGIYYEPQCGHKLEQLNHAVLLVGYGVLQGQAFWLLKNSWSPLWGNSGYMLLAMKDNDCGVTTAATYPILE; encoded by the exons ATGAGAACAAGCAGAGTGGGGCTGCTACCCTGGATGCTGAGCCTGGGCCTGTGCCACTGCCTcttgg CAGCCTGGTCCTCCCCACCGGATTTGGCCCCTCACTCCTTTGGGATAATTTACCACGTGTCAG GGGTGCTCTCTCTGCCCTACGCTGAAGTCCGGGAGCCCTTCGAGGCCTGGGTGGACCTGGCCGGGGGGAGGAGCCGCATTCAGTATTACCACGGTTGGCGCCCTGGacag GTGGTCACTTACCAGTTCAGCCACGAGAGGCCGTTTGGGGTGGGGTACAAGGTGACTCCAGAGACCACCGCCGCAGGGGAGAACGTCAGGCGCTGCTTCCGGGTAAACGGGACCAAGGCCCACCCCATCCGGGTCCAGAGCGTCCTGCCCAACCTTGAAGGCTTCCAG gttgtgGGCCACGAGCATCTGGGGGGCCAGAAATGCTCAGTGCTGCAGAACGAGACCCACTGGGGCCTGCGGCGGAACGTGTACACGCTGTGGCTGGCGGGCGGCCCCCCCGGGCTCAGGCTGCCCGTGCGCTATGCAGTACGTGGCTTCAGCCGGCTGCTGGGTTCGCACTATGACAAGTACCAGCTGGACTACAGCAACTTCTCCCAGCACTATTCCCCCGAAGACGTCTTCAGCCTCCCCGACA GGGTGCCATGTGGGGGCGTGCCCAGCCCCGAGGTCAAGCATCACATGCaggtcaaccccatgtgggactttgtGGCTCGCGAGGAAGACCGGGCCCACAGGCTGTTTGAGCATTTCCGCCACAGGCACGGCCGGCGTTATGGCGACGCGGCGGAGCTGGAACACCGCCGGAGGAATTTCCTGCACAACCTCAG gtTCATTGACTCCCATAACCGGGCCAACCGCCCCTTccgcctggcccccaaccatctGACTGACCGTACCCCCGGGGAGCTGGCAGCACTGAGGGGGCGGCTCCGCAGCTCACGACCCAACCACGGGCAGCCCTTCCCCCACGAGCAACTGGCCAACGTGGCCCTGCCCGAGAGTCTGGACTGGCGGCTCTATG GTGCAGTGACCCCAGTGAAGGATCAGGCTGTGTGTGGTTCTTGCTGGAGCTTTGCCACCACAGGCACACTGGAGGGAGCCCTCTTCCTCAAG ACCGGGGAGCTAGTGCCACTGTCGCAGCAGATGTTGATCGACTGTTCCTGGGACGTGGGAAACTTCGGCTGTGACGGGGGGCTGGAGTGGCAGGCGTTCGACTGGATCCAGGGGCACGGGGGCCTCGCCAGCGCAGACTCCTATGGACCCTATGAGGGTCAG aatgGCGTCTGCCACTCAAACACATCCACCGCGGCCATCCGGATCGTGGGCTACGTGAACGTGCCCCCTGCGAACCCCACGGCCCTCAAACTGGCCCTGCTACGCCACGGGCCCGTGGCCGTCAACGTAGACGCCTCCCCGCGGTCCTTCGCCTTCTATGCCAACGGCATCTACTATGAGCCCCAGTGTG GGCACAAGTTGGAGCAGCTGAACCACGCGGTGCTCCTGGTGGGCTATGGTGTGCTGCAGGGCCAAGCCTTCTGGCTCCTCAAGAACTCCTGGTCCCCACTGTGGGGCAACAGTGGTTACATGCTCCTGGCCATGAAGGACAATGATTGTGGGGTCACCACCGCCGCCACCTACCCCATCCTGGAGTAG
- the IFI6 gene encoding interferon alpha-inducible protein 6 codes for MKYHHLLLLSYLLLSSSSGVYADSQDSYSEDGCGLLDALPYMVAGGGLLALAAPAGLTALGFTSLGITAKSLAASLMSWSAVANGGGVASGGLVATLQSLGTQLSTTTLTSVGAKLGYSYHQNYVCGQKKKKK; via the exons ATGAAATATCACCACCTGCTCCTCCTGAGTTACTTGCTGCTTTCCAGCTCCTCTGGGGTTTACGCTG ATTCCCAGGACTCCTACAGTGAAGATGGCTGTGGGCTCCTGGATGCCCTGCCCTACATGGTGGCGGGGGGAG GGCTCTTGGCCTTGGCCGCCCCGGCTGGACTGACAGCATTGGGCTTCACAAGCTTGGGCATTACTGCCAAGTCCTTGGCCGCCAGTCTGATGAGCTGGTCTGCGGTGGCGAACGGTGGGGGTGTGGCATCGGGAGGGCTGGTCGCCACCCTCCAGAGCCTCG GAACCCAACTGAGCACCACCACCTTGACCTCCGTTGGAGCAAAGCTGGGCTATTCCTACCACCAGAACTACGTTTGTggccagaaaaagaaaaagaaatag
- the LOC100086836 gene encoding digestive cysteine proteinase 2-like isoform X2 yields MRTSRVGLLPWMLSLGLCHCLLGEGEESAQGTAAWSSPPDLAPHSFGIIYHVSGVLSLPYAEVREPFEAWVDLAGGRSRIQYYHGWRPGQVVTYQFSHERPFGVGYKVTPETTAAGENVRRCFRVNGTKAHPIRVQSVLPNLEGFQVVGHEHLGGQKCSVLQNETHWGLRRNVYTLWLAGGPPGLRLPVRYAVRGFSRLLGSHYDKYQLDYSNFSQHYSPEDVFSLPDRVPCGGVPSPEVKHHMQVNPMWDFVAREEDRAHRLFEHFRHRHGRRYGDAAELEHRRRNFLHNLRFIDSHNRANRPFRLAPNHLTDRTPGELAALRGRLRSSRPNHGQPFPHEQLANVALPESLDWRLYGAVTPVKDQAVCGSCWSFATTGTLEGALFLKTGELVPLSQQMLIDCSWDVGNFGCDGGLEWQAFDWIQGHGGLASADSYGPYEGQNGVCHSNTSTAAIRIVGYVNVPPANPTALKLALLRHGPVAVNVDASPRSFAFYANGIYYEPQCGHKLEQLNHAVLLVGYGVLQGQAFWLLKNSWSPLWGNSGYMLLAMKDNDCGVTTAATYPILE; encoded by the exons ATGAGAACAAGCAGAGTGGGGCTGCTACCCTGGATGCTGAGCCTGGGCCTGTGCCACTGCCTcttgggtgagggggaggaatcTGCTCAGGGCACCGCAG CCTGGTCCTCCCCACCGGATTTGGCCCCTCACTCCTTTGGGATAATTTACCACGTGTCAG GGGTGCTCTCTCTGCCCTACGCTGAAGTCCGGGAGCCCTTCGAGGCCTGGGTGGACCTGGCCGGGGGGAGGAGCCGCATTCAGTATTACCACGGTTGGCGCCCTGGacag GTGGTCACTTACCAGTTCAGCCACGAGAGGCCGTTTGGGGTGGGGTACAAGGTGACTCCAGAGACCACCGCCGCAGGGGAGAACGTCAGGCGCTGCTTCCGGGTAAACGGGACCAAGGCCCACCCCATCCGGGTCCAGAGCGTCCTGCCCAACCTTGAAGGCTTCCAG gttgtgGGCCACGAGCATCTGGGGGGCCAGAAATGCTCAGTGCTGCAGAACGAGACCCACTGGGGCCTGCGGCGGAACGTGTACACGCTGTGGCTGGCGGGCGGCCCCCCCGGGCTCAGGCTGCCCGTGCGCTATGCAGTACGTGGCTTCAGCCGGCTGCTGGGTTCGCACTATGACAAGTACCAGCTGGACTACAGCAACTTCTCCCAGCACTATTCCCCCGAAGACGTCTTCAGCCTCCCCGACA GGGTGCCATGTGGGGGCGTGCCCAGCCCCGAGGTCAAGCATCACATGCaggtcaaccccatgtgggactttgtGGCTCGCGAGGAAGACCGGGCCCACAGGCTGTTTGAGCATTTCCGCCACAGGCACGGCCGGCGTTATGGCGACGCGGCGGAGCTGGAACACCGCCGGAGGAATTTCCTGCACAACCTCAG gtTCATTGACTCCCATAACCGGGCCAACCGCCCCTTccgcctggcccccaaccatctGACTGACCGTACCCCCGGGGAGCTGGCAGCACTGAGGGGGCGGCTCCGCAGCTCACGACCCAACCACGGGCAGCCCTTCCCCCACGAGCAACTGGCCAACGTGGCCCTGCCCGAGAGTCTGGACTGGCGGCTCTATG GTGCAGTGACCCCAGTGAAGGATCAGGCTGTGTGTGGTTCTTGCTGGAGCTTTGCCACCACAGGCACACTGGAGGGAGCCCTCTTCCTCAAG ACCGGGGAGCTAGTGCCACTGTCGCAGCAGATGTTGATCGACTGTTCCTGGGACGTGGGAAACTTCGGCTGTGACGGGGGGCTGGAGTGGCAGGCGTTCGACTGGATCCAGGGGCACGGGGGCCTCGCCAGCGCAGACTCCTATGGACCCTATGAGGGTCAG aatgGCGTCTGCCACTCAAACACATCCACCGCGGCCATCCGGATCGTGGGCTACGTGAACGTGCCCCCTGCGAACCCCACGGCCCTCAAACTGGCCCTGCTACGCCACGGGCCCGTGGCCGTCAACGTAGACGCCTCCCCGCGGTCCTTCGCCTTCTATGCCAACGGCATCTACTATGAGCCCCAGTGTG GGCACAAGTTGGAGCAGCTGAACCACGCGGTGCTCCTGGTGGGCTATGGTGTGCTGCAGGGCCAAGCCTTCTGGCTCCTCAAGAACTCCTGGTCCCCACTGTGGGGCAACAGTGGTTACATGCTCCTGGCCATGAAGGACAATGATTGTGGGGTCACCACCGCCGCCACCTACCCCATCCTGGAGTAG
- the LOC100086836 gene encoding digestive cysteine proteinase 2-like isoform X3 — protein sequence MRTSRVGLLPWMLSLGLCHCLLGEGEESAQGTAAAWSSPPDLAPHSFGIIYHVSGVLSLPYAEVREPFEAWVDLAGGRSRIQYYHGQVVTYQFSHERPFGVGYKVTPETTAAGENVRRCFRVNGTKAHPIRVQSVLPNLEGFQVVGHEHLGGQKCSVLQNETHWGLRRNVYTLWLAGGPPGLRLPVRYAVRGFSRLLGSHYDKYQLDYSNFSQHYSPEDVFSLPDRVPCGGVPSPEVKHHMQVNPMWDFVAREEDRAHRLFEHFRHRHGRRYGDAAELEHRRRNFLHNLRFIDSHNRANRPFRLAPNHLTDRTPGELAALRGRLRSSRPNHGQPFPHEQLANVALPESLDWRLYGAVTPVKDQAVCGSCWSFATTGTLEGALFLKTGELVPLSQQMLIDCSWDVGNFGCDGGLEWQAFDWIQGHGGLASADSYGPYEGQNGVCHSNTSTAAIRIVGYVNVPPANPTALKLALLRHGPVAVNVDASPRSFAFYANGIYYEPQCGHKLEQLNHAVLLVGYGVLQGQAFWLLKNSWSPLWGNSGYMLLAMKDNDCGVTTAATYPILE from the exons ATGAGAACAAGCAGAGTGGGGCTGCTACCCTGGATGCTGAGCCTGGGCCTGTGCCACTGCCTcttgggtgagggggaggaatcTGCTCAGGGCACCGCAG CAGCCTGGTCCTCCCCACCGGATTTGGCCCCTCACTCCTTTGGGATAATTTACCACGTGTCAG GGGTGCTCTCTCTGCCCTACGCTGAAGTCCGGGAGCCCTTCGAGGCCTGGGTGGACCTGGCCGGGGGGAGGAGCCGCATTCAGTATTACCACG gTCAGGTGGTCACTTACCAGTTCAGCCACGAGAGGCCGTTTGGGGTGGGGTACAAGGTGACTCCAGAGACCACCGCCGCAGGGGAGAACGTCAGGCGCTGCTTCCGGGTAAACGGGACCAAGGCCCACCCCATCCGGGTCCAGAGCGTCCTGCCCAACCTTGAAGGCTTCCAG gttgtgGGCCACGAGCATCTGGGGGGCCAGAAATGCTCAGTGCTGCAGAACGAGACCCACTGGGGCCTGCGGCGGAACGTGTACACGCTGTGGCTGGCGGGCGGCCCCCCCGGGCTCAGGCTGCCCGTGCGCTATGCAGTACGTGGCTTCAGCCGGCTGCTGGGTTCGCACTATGACAAGTACCAGCTGGACTACAGCAACTTCTCCCAGCACTATTCCCCCGAAGACGTCTTCAGCCTCCCCGACA GGGTGCCATGTGGGGGCGTGCCCAGCCCCGAGGTCAAGCATCACATGCaggtcaaccccatgtgggactttgtGGCTCGCGAGGAAGACCGGGCCCACAGGCTGTTTGAGCATTTCCGCCACAGGCACGGCCGGCGTTATGGCGACGCGGCGGAGCTGGAACACCGCCGGAGGAATTTCCTGCACAACCTCAG gtTCATTGACTCCCATAACCGGGCCAACCGCCCCTTccgcctggcccccaaccatctGACTGACCGTACCCCCGGGGAGCTGGCAGCACTGAGGGGGCGGCTCCGCAGCTCACGACCCAACCACGGGCAGCCCTTCCCCCACGAGCAACTGGCCAACGTGGCCCTGCCCGAGAGTCTGGACTGGCGGCTCTATG GTGCAGTGACCCCAGTGAAGGATCAGGCTGTGTGTGGTTCTTGCTGGAGCTTTGCCACCACAGGCACACTGGAGGGAGCCCTCTTCCTCAAG ACCGGGGAGCTAGTGCCACTGTCGCAGCAGATGTTGATCGACTGTTCCTGGGACGTGGGAAACTTCGGCTGTGACGGGGGGCTGGAGTGGCAGGCGTTCGACTGGATCCAGGGGCACGGGGGCCTCGCCAGCGCAGACTCCTATGGACCCTATGAGGGTCAG aatgGCGTCTGCCACTCAAACACATCCACCGCGGCCATCCGGATCGTGGGCTACGTGAACGTGCCCCCTGCGAACCCCACGGCCCTCAAACTGGCCCTGCTACGCCACGGGCCCGTGGCCGTCAACGTAGACGCCTCCCCGCGGTCCTTCGCCTTCTATGCCAACGGCATCTACTATGAGCCCCAGTGTG GGCACAAGTTGGAGCAGCTGAACCACGCGGTGCTCCTGGTGGGCTATGGTGTGCTGCAGGGCCAAGCCTTCTGGCTCCTCAAGAACTCCTGGTCCCCACTGTGGGGCAACAGTGGTTACATGCTCCTGGCCATGAAGGACAATGATTGTGGGGTCACCACCGCCGCCACCTACCCCATCCTGGAGTAG
- the LOC100086836 gene encoding digestive cysteine proteinase 2-like isoform X4, with amino-acid sequence MRTSRVGLLPWMLSLGLCHCLLGEGEESAQGTAAAWSSPPDLAPHSFGIIYHVSGVLSLPYAEVREPFEAWVDLAGGRSRIQYYHGWRPGQVVTYQFSHERPFGVGYKVTPETTAAGENVRRCFRVNGTKAHPIRVQSVLPNLEGFQVVGHEHLGGQKCSVLQNETHWGLRRNVYTLWLAGGPPGLRLPVRYAVRGFSRLLGSHYDKYQLDYSNFSQHYSPEDVFSLPDRVPCGGVPSPEVKHHMQVNPMWDFVAREEDRAHRLFEHFRHRHGRRYGDAAELEHRRRNFLHNLRFIDSHNRANRPFRLAPNHLTDRTPGELAALRGRLRSSRPNHGQPFPHEQLANVALPESLDWRLYGAVTPVKDQAVCGSCWSFATTGTLEGALFLKMLIDCSWDVGNFGCDGGLEWQAFDWIQGHGGLASADSYGPYEGQNGVCHSNTSTAAIRIVGYVNVPPANPTALKLALLRHGPVAVNVDASPRSFAFYANGIYYEPQCGHKLEQLNHAVLLVGYGVLQGQAFWLLKNSWSPLWGNSGYMLLAMKDNDCGVTTAATYPILE; translated from the exons ATGAGAACAAGCAGAGTGGGGCTGCTACCCTGGATGCTGAGCCTGGGCCTGTGCCACTGCCTcttgggtgagggggaggaatcTGCTCAGGGCACCGCAG CAGCCTGGTCCTCCCCACCGGATTTGGCCCCTCACTCCTTTGGGATAATTTACCACGTGTCAG GGGTGCTCTCTCTGCCCTACGCTGAAGTCCGGGAGCCCTTCGAGGCCTGGGTGGACCTGGCCGGGGGGAGGAGCCGCATTCAGTATTACCACGGTTGGCGCCCTGGacag GTGGTCACTTACCAGTTCAGCCACGAGAGGCCGTTTGGGGTGGGGTACAAGGTGACTCCAGAGACCACCGCCGCAGGGGAGAACGTCAGGCGCTGCTTCCGGGTAAACGGGACCAAGGCCCACCCCATCCGGGTCCAGAGCGTCCTGCCCAACCTTGAAGGCTTCCAG gttgtgGGCCACGAGCATCTGGGGGGCCAGAAATGCTCAGTGCTGCAGAACGAGACCCACTGGGGCCTGCGGCGGAACGTGTACACGCTGTGGCTGGCGGGCGGCCCCCCCGGGCTCAGGCTGCCCGTGCGCTATGCAGTACGTGGCTTCAGCCGGCTGCTGGGTTCGCACTATGACAAGTACCAGCTGGACTACAGCAACTTCTCCCAGCACTATTCCCCCGAAGACGTCTTCAGCCTCCCCGACA GGGTGCCATGTGGGGGCGTGCCCAGCCCCGAGGTCAAGCATCACATGCaggtcaaccccatgtgggactttgtGGCTCGCGAGGAAGACCGGGCCCACAGGCTGTTTGAGCATTTCCGCCACAGGCACGGCCGGCGTTATGGCGACGCGGCGGAGCTGGAACACCGCCGGAGGAATTTCCTGCACAACCTCAG gtTCATTGACTCCCATAACCGGGCCAACCGCCCCTTccgcctggcccccaaccatctGACTGACCGTACCCCCGGGGAGCTGGCAGCACTGAGGGGGCGGCTCCGCAGCTCACGACCCAACCACGGGCAGCCCTTCCCCCACGAGCAACTGGCCAACGTGGCCCTGCCCGAGAGTCTGGACTGGCGGCTCTATG GTGCAGTGACCCCAGTGAAGGATCAGGCTGTGTGTGGTTCTTGCTGGAGCTTTGCCACCACAGGCACACTGGAGGGAGCCCTCTTCCTCAAG ATGTTGATCGACTGTTCCTGGGACGTGGGAAACTTCGGCTGTGACGGGGGGCTGGAGTGGCAGGCGTTCGACTGGATCCAGGGGCACGGGGGCCTCGCCAGCGCAGACTCCTATGGACCCTATGAGGGTCAG aatgGCGTCTGCCACTCAAACACATCCACCGCGGCCATCCGGATCGTGGGCTACGTGAACGTGCCCCCTGCGAACCCCACGGCCCTCAAACTGGCCCTGCTACGCCACGGGCCCGTGGCCGTCAACGTAGACGCCTCCCCGCGGTCCTTCGCCTTCTATGCCAACGGCATCTACTATGAGCCCCAGTGTG GGCACAAGTTGGAGCAGCTGAACCACGCGGTGCTCCTGGTGGGCTATGGTGTGCTGCAGGGCCAAGCCTTCTGGCTCCTCAAGAACTCCTGGTCCCCACTGTGGGGCAACAGTGGTTACATGCTCCTGGCCATGAAGGACAATGATTGTGGGGTCACCACCGCCGCCACCTACCCCATCCTGGAGTAG
- the LOC100086836 gene encoding digestive cysteine proteinase 2-like isoform X6 — MRTSRVGLLPWMLSLGLCHCLLAWSSPPDLAPHSFGIIYHVSGVLSLPYAEVREPFEAWVDLAGGRSRIQYYHGWRPGQVVTYQFSHERPFGVGYKVTPETTAAGENVRRCFRVNGTKAHPIRVQSVLPNLEGFQVVGHEHLGGQKCSVLQNETHWGLRRNVYTLWLAGGPPGLRLPVRYAVRGFSRLLGSHYDKYQLDYSNFSQHYSPEDVFSLPDRVPCGGVPSPEVKHHMQVNPMWDFVAREEDRAHRLFEHFRHRHGRRYGDAAELEHRRRNFLHNLRFIDSHNRANRPFRLAPNHLTDRTPGELAALRGRLRSSRPNHGQPFPHEQLANVALPESLDWRLYGAVTPVKDQAVCGSCWSFATTGTLEGALFLKTGELVPLSQQMLIDCSWDVGNFGCDGGLEWQAFDWIQGHGGLASADSYGPYEGQNGVCHSNTSTAAIRIVGYVNVPPANPTALKLALLRHGPVAVNVDASPRSFAFYANGIYYEPQCGHKLEQLNHAVLLVGYGVLQGQAFWLLKNSWSPLWGNSGYMLLAMKDNDCGVTTAATYPILE; from the exons ATGAGAACAAGCAGAGTGGGGCTGCTACCCTGGATGCTGAGCCTGGGCCTGTGCCACTGCCTcttgg CCTGGTCCTCCCCACCGGATTTGGCCCCTCACTCCTTTGGGATAATTTACCACGTGTCAG GGGTGCTCTCTCTGCCCTACGCTGAAGTCCGGGAGCCCTTCGAGGCCTGGGTGGACCTGGCCGGGGGGAGGAGCCGCATTCAGTATTACCACGGTTGGCGCCCTGGacag GTGGTCACTTACCAGTTCAGCCACGAGAGGCCGTTTGGGGTGGGGTACAAGGTGACTCCAGAGACCACCGCCGCAGGGGAGAACGTCAGGCGCTGCTTCCGGGTAAACGGGACCAAGGCCCACCCCATCCGGGTCCAGAGCGTCCTGCCCAACCTTGAAGGCTTCCAG gttgtgGGCCACGAGCATCTGGGGGGCCAGAAATGCTCAGTGCTGCAGAACGAGACCCACTGGGGCCTGCGGCGGAACGTGTACACGCTGTGGCTGGCGGGCGGCCCCCCCGGGCTCAGGCTGCCCGTGCGCTATGCAGTACGTGGCTTCAGCCGGCTGCTGGGTTCGCACTATGACAAGTACCAGCTGGACTACAGCAACTTCTCCCAGCACTATTCCCCCGAAGACGTCTTCAGCCTCCCCGACA GGGTGCCATGTGGGGGCGTGCCCAGCCCCGAGGTCAAGCATCACATGCaggtcaaccccatgtgggactttgtGGCTCGCGAGGAAGACCGGGCCCACAGGCTGTTTGAGCATTTCCGCCACAGGCACGGCCGGCGTTATGGCGACGCGGCGGAGCTGGAACACCGCCGGAGGAATTTCCTGCACAACCTCAG gtTCATTGACTCCCATAACCGGGCCAACCGCCCCTTccgcctggcccccaaccatctGACTGACCGTACCCCCGGGGAGCTGGCAGCACTGAGGGGGCGGCTCCGCAGCTCACGACCCAACCACGGGCAGCCCTTCCCCCACGAGCAACTGGCCAACGTGGCCCTGCCCGAGAGTCTGGACTGGCGGCTCTATG GTGCAGTGACCCCAGTGAAGGATCAGGCTGTGTGTGGTTCTTGCTGGAGCTTTGCCACCACAGGCACACTGGAGGGAGCCCTCTTCCTCAAG ACCGGGGAGCTAGTGCCACTGTCGCAGCAGATGTTGATCGACTGTTCCTGGGACGTGGGAAACTTCGGCTGTGACGGGGGGCTGGAGTGGCAGGCGTTCGACTGGATCCAGGGGCACGGGGGCCTCGCCAGCGCAGACTCCTATGGACCCTATGAGGGTCAG aatgGCGTCTGCCACTCAAACACATCCACCGCGGCCATCCGGATCGTGGGCTACGTGAACGTGCCCCCTGCGAACCCCACGGCCCTCAAACTGGCCCTGCTACGCCACGGGCCCGTGGCCGTCAACGTAGACGCCTCCCCGCGGTCCTTCGCCTTCTATGCCAACGGCATCTACTATGAGCCCCAGTGTG GGCACAAGTTGGAGCAGCTGAACCACGCGGTGCTCCTGGTGGGCTATGGTGTGCTGCAGGGCCAAGCCTTCTGGCTCCTCAAGAACTCCTGGTCCCCACTGTGGGGCAACAGTGGTTACATGCTCCTGGCCATGAAGGACAATGATTGTGGGGTCACCACCGCCGCCACCTACCCCATCCTGGAGTAG
- the LOC100086836 gene encoding digestive cysteine proteinase 2-like isoform X1: protein MRTSRVGLLPWMLSLGLCHCLLGEGEESAQGTAAAWSSPPDLAPHSFGIIYHVSGVLSLPYAEVREPFEAWVDLAGGRSRIQYYHGWRPGQVVTYQFSHERPFGVGYKVTPETTAAGENVRRCFRVNGTKAHPIRVQSVLPNLEGFQVVGHEHLGGQKCSVLQNETHWGLRRNVYTLWLAGGPPGLRLPVRYAVRGFSRLLGSHYDKYQLDYSNFSQHYSPEDVFSLPDRVPCGGVPSPEVKHHMQVNPMWDFVAREEDRAHRLFEHFRHRHGRRYGDAAELEHRRRNFLHNLRFIDSHNRANRPFRLAPNHLTDRTPGELAALRGRLRSSRPNHGQPFPHEQLANVALPESLDWRLYGAVTPVKDQAVCGSCWSFATTGTLEGALFLKTGELVPLSQQMLIDCSWDVGNFGCDGGLEWQAFDWIQGHGGLASADSYGPYEGQNGVCHSNTSTAAIRIVGYVNVPPANPTALKLALLRHGPVAVNVDASPRSFAFYANGIYYEPQCGHKLEQLNHAVLLVGYGVLQGQAFWLLKNSWSPLWGNSGYMLLAMKDNDCGVTTAATYPILE, encoded by the exons ATGAGAACAAGCAGAGTGGGGCTGCTACCCTGGATGCTGAGCCTGGGCCTGTGCCACTGCCTcttgggtgagggggaggaatcTGCTCAGGGCACCGCAG CAGCCTGGTCCTCCCCACCGGATTTGGCCCCTCACTCCTTTGGGATAATTTACCACGTGTCAG GGGTGCTCTCTCTGCCCTACGCTGAAGTCCGGGAGCCCTTCGAGGCCTGGGTGGACCTGGCCGGGGGGAGGAGCCGCATTCAGTATTACCACGGTTGGCGCCCTGGacag GTGGTCACTTACCAGTTCAGCCACGAGAGGCCGTTTGGGGTGGGGTACAAGGTGACTCCAGAGACCACCGCCGCAGGGGAGAACGTCAGGCGCTGCTTCCGGGTAAACGGGACCAAGGCCCACCCCATCCGGGTCCAGAGCGTCCTGCCCAACCTTGAAGGCTTCCAG gttgtgGGCCACGAGCATCTGGGGGGCCAGAAATGCTCAGTGCTGCAGAACGAGACCCACTGGGGCCTGCGGCGGAACGTGTACACGCTGTGGCTGGCGGGCGGCCCCCCCGGGCTCAGGCTGCCCGTGCGCTATGCAGTACGTGGCTTCAGCCGGCTGCTGGGTTCGCACTATGACAAGTACCAGCTGGACTACAGCAACTTCTCCCAGCACTATTCCCCCGAAGACGTCTTCAGCCTCCCCGACA GGGTGCCATGTGGGGGCGTGCCCAGCCCCGAGGTCAAGCATCACATGCaggtcaaccccatgtgggactttgtGGCTCGCGAGGAAGACCGGGCCCACAGGCTGTTTGAGCATTTCCGCCACAGGCACGGCCGGCGTTATGGCGACGCGGCGGAGCTGGAACACCGCCGGAGGAATTTCCTGCACAACCTCAG gtTCATTGACTCCCATAACCGGGCCAACCGCCCCTTccgcctggcccccaaccatctGACTGACCGTACCCCCGGGGAGCTGGCAGCACTGAGGGGGCGGCTCCGCAGCTCACGACCCAACCACGGGCAGCCCTTCCCCCACGAGCAACTGGCCAACGTGGCCCTGCCCGAGAGTCTGGACTGGCGGCTCTATG GTGCAGTGACCCCAGTGAAGGATCAGGCTGTGTGTGGTTCTTGCTGGAGCTTTGCCACCACAGGCACACTGGAGGGAGCCCTCTTCCTCAAG ACCGGGGAGCTAGTGCCACTGTCGCAGCAGATGTTGATCGACTGTTCCTGGGACGTGGGAAACTTCGGCTGTGACGGGGGGCTGGAGTGGCAGGCGTTCGACTGGATCCAGGGGCACGGGGGCCTCGCCAGCGCAGACTCCTATGGACCCTATGAGGGTCAG aatgGCGTCTGCCACTCAAACACATCCACCGCGGCCATCCGGATCGTGGGCTACGTGAACGTGCCCCCTGCGAACCCCACGGCCCTCAAACTGGCCCTGCTACGCCACGGGCCCGTGGCCGTCAACGTAGACGCCTCCCCGCGGTCCTTCGCCTTCTATGCCAACGGCATCTACTATGAGCCCCAGTGTG GGCACAAGTTGGAGCAGCTGAACCACGCGGTGCTCCTGGTGGGCTATGGTGTGCTGCAGGGCCAAGCCTTCTGGCTCCTCAAGAACTCCTGGTCCCCACTGTGGGGCAACAGTGGTTACATGCTCCTGGCCATGAAGGACAATGATTGTGGGGTCACCACCGCCGCCACCTACCCCATCCTGGAGTAG